A region of Streptomyces sp. TG1A-60 DNA encodes the following proteins:
- a CDS encoding M56 family metallopeptidase: protein MTVLLLLLTAVALTAAVLGPRALLRAAWPEREPVVALWAWQCLVAAALLSCLAALVLGAAAVFETVRTHAFAPAPPAVTAAYDLTAAPPWTAVLTLLLACGAAWSGAMIARELVEARRRRHLRRAHLRERAPDLPAGLPQSKGPLLVLEDEYPDAWLMPGAPPQLVVTTGALRKLSDRQLDAVLAHELGHARARHDWLLHLSTALATGFPRVPLFAHFADQTHRLVELAADDTASRRCGHLTTALALIELNRHRGVLSCANTRRLLGDRVERLLEPPPRLHRTHRAATTTAAALLALLPLLIAFAPALGTL, encoded by the coding sequence GTGACCGTTCTCCTGCTCCTTCTCACCGCCGTGGCCCTCACCGCCGCAGTGCTGGGCCCCCGTGCCCTGCTGAGGGCGGCGTGGCCCGAGCGGGAACCCGTGGTCGCGCTGTGGGCGTGGCAGTGCCTGGTGGCGGCGGCGCTGCTCAGCTGCCTCGCGGCGCTCGTACTGGGCGCGGCGGCGGTGTTCGAGACCGTCCGCACCCACGCCTTCGCCCCCGCGCCCCCGGCCGTGACCGCCGCGTACGACCTCACGGCCGCGCCGCCCTGGACGGCCGTACTGACCCTGCTGCTGGCCTGCGGGGCCGCGTGGAGCGGCGCGATGATCGCCCGCGAACTCGTCGAGGCCCGGCGCCGCCGTCACCTCCGCCGCGCGCACCTGCGCGAACGCGCCCCCGACCTCCCGGCGGGCCTGCCGCAGTCGAAGGGGCCGTTGCTGGTCCTGGAGGACGAGTACCCGGACGCCTGGCTCATGCCGGGCGCCCCGCCCCAACTGGTCGTCACCACCGGCGCGTTGCGAAAGCTCAGCGACCGTCAGCTGGATGCCGTGCTCGCCCACGAACTCGGCCACGCCCGCGCCCGCCACGACTGGCTGCTCCACCTCTCCACCGCCCTCGCCACGGGCTTCCCGCGCGTCCCCCTCTTCGCCCACTTCGCCGACCAGACCCACCGCCTGGTCGAACTGGCCGCCGACGACACCGCCTCCCGCCGCTGCGGCCACCTCACCACCGCCCTCGCCCTCATCGAACTCAACCGGCACCGTGGCGTGTTGAGCTGCGCCAACACCCGCCGGTTGCTGGGTGACCGGGTGGAGCGCCTGCTGGAACCCCCGCCCCGCCTGCACCGGACCCACCGGGCGGCGACGACGACGGCCGCCGCGCTGCTGGCCCT
- a CDS encoding DUF5063 domain-containing protein — protein sequence MSDATLHAKDLNPDDFAVQIADQVESFLVAVTEVAKGDEPDSAVPFLLLEVSQLLLAGGRLGAHEDIVPDERYEPDPGPEPDVDELRERLAVMLDPVDVYSEVFDPYEPRKAPVAARISDDLADVIADLRHGMAHYRAGRTTEALWWWQFSYFSNWGSTASATLRALQSLVAHVRLNQPLAELDGLDTDQELMGDETLEFEAGKVMAEEIAAPLGLRKVK from the coding sequence ATGTCTGACGCCACGCTGCACGCGAAGGACCTGAACCCGGACGACTTCGCGGTCCAGATCGCGGACCAGGTCGAGAGCTTCCTGGTCGCCGTCACCGAGGTGGCCAAGGGCGACGAGCCGGACTCGGCCGTCCCCTTCCTCCTCCTGGAGGTCTCCCAGCTCCTCCTGGCCGGCGGACGCCTCGGCGCGCACGAGGACATCGTGCCGGACGAGCGCTACGAGCCCGACCCGGGCCCCGAGCCGGACGTCGACGAGCTGCGCGAGCGCCTCGCCGTCATGCTCGACCCGGTCGACGTGTACTCCGAGGTCTTCGACCCGTACGAGCCCCGCAAGGCGCCCGTTGCGGCCCGTATCTCCGACGACCTCGCCGACGTCATCGCCGACCTCCGCCACGGCATGGCCCACTACCGCGCGGGCCGCACCACCGAGGCCCTCTGGTGGTGGCAGTTCTCCTACTTCTCCAACTGGGGCTCCACCGCCTCCGCCACCCTTCGCGCCCTCCAGTCCCTGGTCGCGCACGTACGCCTGAACCAACCCCTCGCCGAGCTCGACGGCCTCGACACCGACCAGGAGTTGATGGGCGACGAGACCCTGGAGTTCGAGGCGGGCAAGGTCATGGCGGAGGAGATCGCGGCGCCGCTGGGGCTGCGGAAGGTGAAGTAG
- the recR gene encoding recombination mediator RecR gives MYEGVVQDLIDELGRLPGVGPKSAQRIAFHILQTEPTDVRRLAQALLEVKAKVRFCATCGNVAQEELCNICRDTRRDPSVVCVVEEPKDVVAIERTREFRGRYHVLGGAISPIEGVGPDDLRIRELLARLADGTVTELILATDPNLEGEATATYLARMIKPMGLKVTRLASGLPVGGDLEYADEVTLGRAFEGRRLLDV, from the coding sequence GTGTACGAAGGCGTGGTCCAGGACCTCATCGACGAGCTGGGGCGGCTGCCCGGCGTCGGTCCCAAGAGCGCGCAGCGGATCGCCTTCCACATCCTGCAGACGGAGCCGACGGACGTACGGCGCCTCGCGCAGGCCCTCCTCGAAGTGAAGGCGAAGGTCCGCTTCTGCGCGACCTGCGGCAACGTCGCGCAGGAGGAGCTGTGCAACATCTGCCGCGACACGCGCCGGGACCCCTCGGTCGTCTGTGTCGTGGAGGAGCCGAAGGACGTCGTCGCGATCGAACGGACCCGTGAGTTCCGCGGCCGGTACCACGTCCTCGGCGGCGCGATCAGCCCGATCGAGGGCGTCGGCCCCGACGACCTGCGCATACGAGAGCTGCTGGCCCGCCTGGCGGACGGTACGGTCACCGAACTGATCCTGGCCACGGACCCGAATCTCGAAGGCGAGGCCACGGCCACGTACCTCGCCCGCATGATCAAGCCCATGGGCCTCAAGGTCACCCGCCTGGCCAGCGGCCTCCCGGTGGGCGGCGACCTGGAATACGCGGACGAGGTGACCCTCGGCCGCGCCTTCGAGGGGAGACGATTGCTGGATGTCTGA
- a CDS encoding YbaB/EbfC family nucleoid-associated protein, producing the protein MIPGGGQPNMQQLLQQAQKMQEDLARAQEELAQTEVDGQAGGGLVRATVTGSGELRALKIDPKAVDPEDTETLADLVVAAVQAANENAQTLQQQKLGPLAQGLGGGGAGIPGLPF; encoded by the coding sequence GTGATCCCCGGTGGTGGCCAGCCCAACATGCAGCAGCTGCTCCAGCAGGCCCAGAAGATGCAGGAGGACCTGGCGAGGGCGCAGGAGGAACTCGCGCAGACGGAGGTCGACGGTCAGGCGGGCGGCGGTCTGGTGAGGGCCACCGTCACCGGCTCCGGCGAACTGCGCGCTTTGAAGATCGACCCCAAGGCGGTGGACCCGGAGGACACCGAGACCCTCGCCGACCTGGTCGTCGCGGCCGTCCAGGCGGCCAACGAGAACGCCCAGACCCTCCAGCAGCAGAAGCTGGGTCCCCTCGCCCAGGGCCTCGGCGGCGGAGGCGCGGGCATCCCCGGCCTGCCCTTCTGA
- a CDS encoding SLATT domain-containing protein produces the protein MSQPEMQPEGGPQDGRGEGSGLWAQPWPSAAGPWVGEPAGRPFPQGDWGAPAERLEELYQWVERAALETAAWYLADRVWKRLAARVLRIGAATGALAGAALPLLDLAGVVGGAAPWGYLAILACVACVAVDRFFGVTSGWMRDVATAQAVQRRLQVLRFDWASESAREVLGPAEGTAGEAAERCLGVLRRFSEDITELVRVETADWMVAFRTGAAPLEIQTGGSPSRPMGGSTGRAPMPPGARPNMPRQRPPEAR, from the coding sequence GTGAGCCAGCCGGAGATGCAGCCCGAGGGGGGACCCCAGGACGGGCGGGGTGAGGGTTCCGGGCTGTGGGCGCAGCCGTGGCCGTCGGCGGCCGGGCCGTGGGTGGGGGAGCCGGCCGGGCGGCCGTTCCCGCAGGGCGACTGGGGCGCTCCGGCGGAACGGCTGGAGGAGCTGTACCAGTGGGTCGAGCGGGCGGCTCTGGAGACCGCAGCGTGGTATCTCGCGGACCGGGTGTGGAAACGGCTGGCGGCGCGTGTGCTGCGGATCGGGGCGGCGACGGGGGCGCTCGCCGGGGCCGCGCTGCCGCTGCTCGACCTCGCCGGGGTGGTGGGCGGGGCGGCTCCGTGGGGGTATCTCGCGATCCTGGCGTGCGTGGCGTGTGTCGCGGTGGACCGGTTCTTCGGGGTCACCTCCGGGTGGATGAGGGACGTGGCCACGGCGCAGGCGGTGCAGCGGCGGCTCCAGGTGCTGCGGTTCGACTGGGCGTCCGAGAGCGCGCGGGAGGTGCTGGGGCCGGCGGAGGGGACGGCAGGGGAGGCCGCCGAGCGGTGTCTCGGGGTGCTGCGGCGGTTCTCCGAGGACATCACGGAGCTGGTGCGGGTGGAGACCGCCGACTGGATGGTCGCGTTCCGGACGGGGGCTGCGCCGCTGGAGATCCAGACGGGGGGATCCCCCTCGCGGCCGATGGGAGGTTCCACCGGGCGGGCGCCGATGCCGCCGGGGGCTCGGCCGAACATGCCCCGGCAGAGGCCGCCGGAGGCGCGGTGA
- a CDS encoding protein kinase: MEKLGPGDPQRIGAYRLLARLGAGGMGNVYLARSDRGRTVAVKLVRQELAEQEEFRARFRQEVRAARQVGGYWTAPVLDADTEAGIPWVATGYVAGPSLQAVVGRDHGALPERTVRILAAGLAHALQDIHAAGLIHRDLKPSNVLVTIDGPRVIDFGIARALETVTDGGLTRTGALVGSPGFMAPEQVRGDRITPACDVFCLGSVLAYAATGNLPFGAANSGVHALMFRIAQEEPDLEGLPEGLCDIVRDCLRKDPAARPTLPQILQRTRAEDTVVAGRSRDPWLPSALVAQLGRHAVRLLEAEDPEESAGSSGAPGASRAGAVSGSTAAAGGLAAPGGPAAAGGSAVPGGSAAAGGGGAPGGPVDGGRSGASDLARQPPAAASSAPSASAGVPPSGTAGQSSAPPASAGATPSAPVPAPVGPASASPAYPPGSPVFPYGGGPATPPGAPATPPEGGAVPPPPGAPGAASVDRLPTQTAGAGSQPPPPTAPSGHGPGSMPGCGPGAMPAGYGHPQQHTRQPAGGYGQQPGMAPGYGGYPQGAPQAPYGSYAQGPYGGQGVGAAAGPGPGSTSPYGPNLHYGPGPGGGGQPEPARGNRRSSVLLVIVALVVALGAGGSVYVLMKKRDDGGTADDAKNGTTTAAPETPGPTTPGASGPEASPNPTTGSPDAGPVPEEFLGTWNATLGGSGGQDTRELVIQQGEVGDTVLSLTADGPLEGGGTYHCVFEAELTEEPAGDGPLRMGPSTVAAGEPATSCSPGAATTVTLLPDGQLRRVDTAGKSLTYTKAD; the protein is encoded by the coding sequence ATGGAGAAGCTCGGGCCGGGGGATCCGCAGAGGATCGGGGCGTACCGGCTGCTCGCGCGACTGGGCGCGGGCGGGATGGGGAACGTGTACCTGGCCCGGTCCGACCGGGGCCGTACCGTCGCCGTCAAGCTCGTGCGGCAGGAGCTGGCCGAGCAGGAGGAGTTCCGGGCCCGCTTCCGGCAGGAGGTGCGGGCCGCGCGGCAGGTGGGCGGGTACTGGACCGCGCCGGTGCTGGACGCGGACACCGAGGCCGGCATTCCGTGGGTCGCCACCGGGTACGTGGCCGGACCGTCCCTCCAGGCCGTCGTCGGACGGGATCACGGGGCGCTGCCCGAGCGGACCGTACGGATCCTCGCGGCGGGGCTCGCGCACGCGCTTCAGGACATCCACGCGGCCGGGCTCATCCACCGGGACCTCAAGCCGTCCAACGTGCTGGTGACCATCGACGGGCCGCGCGTCATCGACTTCGGTATCGCGCGGGCGTTGGAGACCGTCACGGACGGCGGGCTGACGCGCACCGGCGCGCTGGTCGGTTCGCCCGGCTTCATGGCTCCCGAGCAGGTGCGCGGCGACCGCATCACCCCTGCCTGCGACGTCTTCTGCCTCGGCTCCGTCCTCGCCTACGCCGCCACCGGCAACCTCCCCTTCGGTGCCGCCAACTCCGGCGTCCACGCCCTCATGTTCCGCATCGCCCAGGAGGAACCCGATCTGGAGGGCCTGCCCGAAGGCCTCTGCGACATCGTCCGCGACTGTCTGAGAAAGGACCCCGCCGCCCGCCCCACCCTCCCCCAGATCCTCCAGCGCACGCGGGCCGAGGACACGGTCGTCGCGGGCCGGTCGAGGGACCCCTGGCTGCCGAGCGCCCTGGTGGCGCAACTGGGGCGGCACGCGGTGCGGTTGCTGGAGGCGGAGGATCCGGAGGAGTCGGCGGGGTCGTCGGGGGCGCCAGGGGCGTCGCGGGCTGGGGCGGTTTCGGGCAGTACGGCGGCTGCGGGCGGCCTGGCGGCTCCGGGGGGTCCGGCGGCTGCGGGAGGTTCGGCGGTTCCAGGCGGTTCGGCGGCTGCGGGAGGCGGGGGCGCGCCGGGAGGTCCGGTGGACGGCGGTCGCTCAGGCGCCTCCGACCTCGCCCGGCAGCCGCCCGCCGCGGCTTCCTCGGCTCCGTCGGCGTCGGCTGGTGTGCCGCCGTCCGGCACCGCGGGTCAGTCCTCGGCTCCTCCCGCGTCCGCCGGCGCGACCCCGTCCGCTCCCGTGCCCGCTCCCGTGGGCCCGGCCTCGGCTTCGCCCGCGTACCCGCCCGGCTCTCCCGTGTTTCCGTACGGCGGCGGTCCGGCGACGCCTCCCGGCGCCCCCGCGACCCCGCCCGAGGGCGGTGCCGTACCGCCTCCGCCGGGTGCGCCGGGTGCCGCTTCCGTGGACCGGCTGCCGACGCAGACCGCGGGGGCGGGCTCGCAACCGCCTCCGCCGACCGCTCCGTCCGGGCATGGACCCGGGTCCATGCCCGGGTGCGGGCCCGGGGCCATGCCCGCCGGATACGGCCACCCGCAGCAGCACACCCGGCAGCCCGCCGGCGGGTACGGGCAGCAGCCCGGCATGGCCCCCGGATACGGCGGCTATCCGCAGGGCGCGCCGCAGGCGCCGTACGGCTCGTACGCGCAGGGGCCGTACGGCGGCCAGGGCGTCGGAGCCGCCGCCGGACCGGGCCCCGGCTCGACCTCGCCGTACGGACCGAACCTCCACTACGGCCCGGGGCCAGGAGGCGGCGGTCAGCCCGAACCCGCGCGCGGGAACCGTCGTTCCTCGGTCCTCCTCGTCATCGTCGCGTTGGTCGTGGCGCTCGGTGCCGGCGGCTCGGTGTACGTGCTGATGAAGAAGCGCGACGACGGCGGCACGGCGGACGACGCCAAGAACGGGACGACGACGGCCGCGCCCGAGACACCCGGGCCCACGACACCCGGGGCGTCGGGCCCGGAGGCCTCCCCGAACCCGACGACCGGGTCACCCGACGCGGGCCCGGTCCCGGAGGAGTTCCTCGGCACCTGGAACGCCACCCTCGGCGGTTCCGGAGGTCAGGACACCCGCGAACTCGTCATCCAGCAGGGAGAGGTGGGCGACACCGTGCTCTCCCTCACGGCGGACGGCCCGCTCGAAGGCGGCGGCACGTACCACTGTGTGTTCGAGGCGGAGCTGACGGAGGAACCGGCCGGCGACGGCCCCCTGCGGATGGGCCCCTCCACCGTCGCCGCCGGCGAACCGGCCACCTCCTGCTCCCCCGGCGCCGCCACCACGGTCACCCTCCTGCCCGACGGACAGCTGCGGCGCGTCGACACGGCGGGGAAGTCGTTGACGTACACGAAGGCCGACTGA
- a CDS encoding aspartate aminotransferase family protein, with translation MTPQPNPQAGVAVKAADRAHVFHSWSAQELIDPLAVAGAQGSYFWDYDGERYLDFTSGLVYTNIGYQHPKVVAAIQEQAATMTTFAPAFAVEARSEAARLIAGRTPGDLDKIFFTNGGADAVEHAVRMARLHTGRPKVLAAYRSYHGGTQQAVNLTGDPRRWASDTGAAGVVRFWAPFLYRSRFHAETEEQECARALEHLETTITFEGPSTIAAIILETVPGTAGIMVPPPGYLAGVREICDRYGIVFVLDEVMAGFGRTGTWFAADLFGIVPDLMTFAKGVNSGYVPLGGVAISSAVAETFARRPYPGGLTYSGHPLACAAAVATINVMAEEGVVENAASLGTSVVEPALRELAARHPCVGEVRGVGMFWALELVKNKETREPLVPYNATGEASAPMLAFGAAAKAAGLWPFINMNRTHVVPPCNITEAEAKEGLAALDAALSVADEHTV, from the coding sequence ATGACTCCCCAGCCAAACCCTCAGGCCGGCGTCGCGGTGAAGGCGGCGGACCGTGCGCACGTCTTTCACTCCTGGTCCGCGCAGGAACTCATCGACCCGCTCGCCGTCGCCGGCGCCCAGGGGTCGTACTTCTGGGACTACGACGGCGAGCGGTACCTCGACTTCACCAGCGGCCTGGTCTACACGAACATCGGCTACCAGCACCCGAAGGTCGTCGCGGCGATCCAGGAGCAGGCGGCGACGATGACGACGTTCGCGCCGGCGTTCGCGGTCGAGGCGCGGTCGGAGGCGGCGCGGCTGATCGCCGGGCGGACGCCGGGCGACCTGGACAAGATCTTCTTCACCAACGGCGGCGCCGACGCGGTCGAGCACGCCGTGCGGATGGCCCGGCTGCACACCGGCCGCCCCAAGGTGCTCGCCGCGTACCGCTCGTACCACGGCGGCACCCAGCAGGCCGTGAACCTCACGGGCGACCCCCGCCGCTGGGCCTCCGACACCGGCGCGGCCGGCGTCGTGCGCTTCTGGGCTCCCTTCCTCTACCGGTCCCGCTTCCACGCGGAGACGGAGGAGCAGGAGTGCGCGCGGGCCCTGGAGCACCTGGAGACGACGATCACCTTCGAGGGGCCGTCGACCATCGCCGCGATCATCCTGGAGACCGTCCCGGGCACGGCCGGGATCATGGTCCCGCCGCCGGGTTATCTGGCCGGGGTCCGGGAGATCTGCGACAGGTACGGGATCGTCTTCGTCCTGGACGAGGTCATGGCGGGCTTCGGGCGGACGGGCACGTGGTTCGCGGCCGATCTCTTCGGCATCGTGCCCGACCTGATGACCTTCGCCAAGGGCGTGAACTCCGGTTACGTCCCCCTCGGCGGCGTCGCCATCTCGTCCGCCGTCGCCGAGACCTTCGCCCGGCGCCCGTACCCCGGCGGTCTGACGTACTCCGGGCACCCGCTGGCCTGTGCCGCCGCCGTCGCGACGATCAACGTCATGGCGGAGGAAGGCGTCGTCGAGAACGCGGCCTCCCTCGGCACGTCGGTCGTCGAACCGGCCCTGCGCGAGCTCGCCGCGCGGCACCCCTGCGTCGGCGAGGTGCGCGGCGTCGGCATGTTCTGGGCCCTGGAACTGGTGAAGAACAAGGAGACCCGCGAACCCCTCGTCCCCTACAACGCCACCGGCGAGGCCAGCGCCCCCATGCTCGCCTTCGGCGCCGCCGCGAAGGCGGCCGGCCTCTGGCCCTTCATCAACATGAACCGCACCCACGTCGTCCCCCCGTGCAACATCACGGAGGCCGAGGCCAAGGAGGGCCTCGCCGCCCTCGACGCGGCCCTGTCGGTGGCGGACGAGCACACGGTGTGA
- a CDS encoding GntR family transcriptional regulator → MPGTGGGNGAVTRSTLRQQLADALRDEVLAGRLKPGQEFTVKEIAEQYGVSATPVREALVDLSAQGLLHAVQHRGFEVREYSVDDYRNMVEARVLVTDGMFRRLDDRRVDPRTAAALAGVRRRGEEARRAATAGDLDILIGYDLRFWRELSALFGNPYLTDFLHRLRVQCWVCAVRRLRQADDLRGRLWADHTELVDALTRREAQTAQEIIAGYDAYSLTLVERLADG, encoded by the coding sequence ATGCCCGGCACCGGCGGCGGCAATGGCGCCGTGACCCGCAGCACCCTGCGGCAGCAGCTCGCGGACGCGCTCCGTGACGAGGTGCTGGCCGGCAGACTCAAGCCGGGGCAGGAATTCACGGTGAAGGAGATCGCCGAGCAGTACGGGGTGTCGGCGACGCCCGTACGCGAGGCGTTGGTGGACCTGTCCGCGCAGGGGCTGCTGCACGCCGTGCAGCACCGGGGTTTCGAGGTCCGCGAGTACTCGGTGGACGACTACCGGAACATGGTCGAGGCCCGCGTCCTGGTCACCGACGGCATGTTCCGGCGGCTGGACGACCGACGGGTCGACCCCCGTACGGCCGCCGCCCTCGCCGGGGTCCGGCGGCGCGGCGAGGAGGCGCGGCGGGCCGCGACCGCCGGGGACCTGGACATCCTCATCGGCTACGACCTGCGGTTCTGGCGCGAGTTGAGCGCCCTGTTCGGCAACCCGTACCTCACCGACTTCCTGCACCGGCTGCGTGTGCAGTGCTGGGTGTGCGCGGTCCGGCGGCTGCGGCAGGCGGACGATCTCCGGGGCCGGCTGTGGGCCGACCACACCGAACTCGTCGACGCCCTCACCCGGCGCGAGGCGCAGACCGCCCAGGAGATCATCGCCGGGTACGACGCGTACTCCCTGACACTGGTGGAACGCCTGGCGGACGGATGA
- a CDS encoding dolichyl-phosphate beta-glucosyltransferase, whose product MSEPRKTGARQVSVDLSVVVPAYDEEDRLAPTLEAIITHLAATEAAATWEIIVVDDGSTDGTADVVAAVTARDARVQLVADGPRNRGKGHALRLGVLASHGRRVLLTDADLAAPIDELERLDKALSDGHTAAIGSREAPGANIERHQHRLRAALGRAGNFLIRQVAVPGIRDTQCGFKLFDGDRAREAFAASRLDGFGIDVEILRHFRRSGWPVAEVPVRWSHQPGSKIRPRHYARVLGELATLRARSVRPADALAVTCFLLMSVALHIGRWLGPDDRYLPDSLQDQNQWEWFFAVTADNLVHFRNPLFTTFQGFPDGVNLMANTVMLGLSVPFAPVTLALGPAVSLALVMTLGLAATAAAWYWLLVKRVVRHRGAAFTGAALAAFAPPMVSHANAHPNFVVLFMMPLIIDRSLRLCTGARTERDGVVLGLMAAYQIFLGEEPLLLAAMGMLLFAATYGAVRRDVARKSWRPLLKGLGIAVLVAVPIAAVPLSWQFFGPQSYGNIVHGDNSGNSPLALLSFAERSLLAGDRERADALSLNITEQNAFYGWPLVLLALGIVVRLWERPLVKALAVTAVGAALLSLGPRIRLPQTDLVLPGPWAPLAERPLLESVIESRVAMICAPVLGMLLALACERLAATPGPGTRRAGFLAVTLALLPLVPTPLRSVERAEVPSFIADGTWRSYVDTGAGETLVPVPLPGPADAEALRWQITADFGFRMPGGYFNGPFGEDRVGIYGAVPRHTSNLLRDVRSSGRVPAIGESRQAQARRDFAYWHAGALVLPPQRHDEQVRETVERLVGRPGTWVGGVWVWDLHAGD is encoded by the coding sequence ATGAGCGAGCCCCGGAAGACCGGCGCCCGGCAGGTGAGCGTCGACCTCTCCGTCGTCGTCCCCGCGTACGACGAGGAGGACCGCCTCGCCCCCACCCTCGAAGCGATCATCACCCACCTCGCCGCGACCGAGGCCGCCGCCACCTGGGAGATCATCGTCGTCGACGACGGGTCGACGGACGGGACGGCCGACGTCGTGGCCGCCGTCACCGCGCGCGACGCACGGGTCCAGCTGGTCGCCGACGGGCCCCGCAACCGGGGCAAGGGCCACGCCTTACGCCTCGGCGTGCTCGCCTCGCACGGCCGCCGCGTCCTGCTCACCGACGCCGATCTCGCCGCGCCCATCGACGAGTTGGAGCGGCTGGACAAGGCGCTCTCCGACGGGCACACGGCCGCGATCGGCTCACGCGAGGCGCCCGGTGCGAACATCGAGCGCCATCAGCACCGGCTGCGCGCGGCACTCGGGCGGGCCGGGAACTTCCTGATACGCCAGGTCGCGGTGCCCGGTATCCGCGACACCCAGTGCGGTTTCAAGCTGTTCGACGGCGACCGCGCCCGTGAGGCCTTCGCCGCCTCCCGCCTCGACGGGTTCGGGATCGACGTGGAGATACTGCGGCACTTCCGCCGCAGCGGCTGGCCGGTCGCCGAGGTCCCCGTCCGCTGGTCCCACCAGCCCGGCTCGAAGATCCGGCCCCGCCACTACGCCCGCGTCCTCGGTGAACTCGCCACCCTGCGGGCCCGTTCGGTCCGCCCCGCCGACGCCCTCGCGGTCACCTGCTTCCTCCTGATGTCCGTGGCCCTCCACATCGGCCGCTGGCTCGGCCCGGACGACCGTTATCTGCCCGACTCCCTCCAGGACCAGAACCAGTGGGAGTGGTTCTTCGCGGTCACGGCCGACAACCTCGTCCACTTCCGCAATCCCCTCTTCACCACCTTCCAGGGCTTCCCCGACGGCGTGAACCTGATGGCCAACACGGTCATGCTGGGCCTGTCGGTCCCCTTCGCGCCCGTGACCCTCGCCCTGGGCCCGGCCGTCTCCCTCGCCCTGGTGATGACCCTCGGCCTCGCCGCCACGGCCGCCGCCTGGTACTGGCTGCTCGTCAAACGGGTCGTACGGCACCGGGGCGCGGCCTTCACCGGAGCGGCCCTCGCCGCCTTCGCGCCGCCGATGGTCAGCCACGCCAACGCGCACCCGAACTTCGTCGTCCTGTTCATGATGCCGCTGATCATCGACCGGTCGCTGCGGCTGTGCACGGGCGCCCGGACGGAACGGGACGGCGTGGTTCTCGGCCTGATGGCGGCCTACCAGATCTTCCTCGGCGAGGAACCCCTCCTCCTCGCCGCGATGGGCATGCTGCTGTTCGCCGCCACGTACGGGGCCGTCCGCCGGGACGTGGCACGGAAGTCCTGGCGCCCGCTCCTGAAGGGGCTCGGCATCGCGGTCCTCGTGGCGGTCCCGATCGCCGCCGTCCCGCTGTCCTGGCAGTTCTTCGGCCCGCAGAGCTACGGGAACATCGTGCACGGCGACAACTCCGGCAACAGCCCGCTCGCCCTGCTCTCCTTCGCCGAACGCTCGCTCCTCGCGGGCGACCGCGAACGGGCGGACGCGCTCTCCCTCAACATCACCGAGCAGAACGCCTTCTACGGCTGGCCGCTGGTCCTGCTGGCCCTCGGCATCGTCGTACGCCTGTGGGAGCGCCCCCTGGTCAAGGCGCTCGCCGTCACCGCGGTCGGCGCCGCCCTGCTCTCCCTCGGCCCGAGGATCCGCCTCCCGCAGACGGATCTCGTGCTGCCCGGCCCGTGGGCGCCGCTCGCCGAGAGGCCGCTGCTGGAGTCGGTCATCGAGAGCCGGGTGGCCATGATCTGCGCGCCCGTCCTCGGCATGCTGCTGGCCCTCGCCTGCGAACGCCTCGCGGCGACGCCGGGCCCCGGCACGCGCCGCGCCGGCTTCCTGGCCGTCACCCTCGCCCTGCTGCCGCTCGTCCCGACCCCGCTGAGGTCCGTGGAGCGCGCCGAGGTCCCGTCCTTCATCGCGGACGGCACCTGGAGGTCGTACGTCGACACCGGGGCCGGCGAGACCCTGGTGCCGGTGCCGCTGCCGGGTCCCGCCGACGCGGAGGCGCTGCGCTGGCAGATCACGGCGGACTTCGGCTTCCGTATGCCCGGCGGCTACTTCAACGGCCCCTTCGGCGAGGACCGCGTCGGCATCTACGGCGCCGTCCCCCGCCACACCTCGAACCTGCTGCGTGACGTCCGCTCCAGCGGCCGGGTGCCGGCGATCGGCGAGAGCCGGCAGGCGCAGGCCCGGCGGGACTTCGCGTACTGGCACGCGGGCGCACTGGTCCTGCCGCCGCAGCGGCACGACGAGCAGGTGCGGGAGACGGTGGAGCGGCTGGTCGGGCGACCCGGTACGTGGGTGGGCGGTGTGTGGGTATGGGACCTGCACGCGGGGGACTGA
- a CDS encoding type II toxin-antitoxin system VapB family antitoxin has product MAKVNISLDAELVVEVMVLAGVGSPQDAVEAVVRDYIARGHRTEARTELKDQSLREVEVKPQEPQG; this is encoded by the coding sequence GTGGCCAAGGTCAACATCAGTCTCGATGCCGAACTGGTGGTGGAAGTGATGGTCCTGGCCGGGGTCGGCTCGCCCCAGGACGCCGTCGAAGCGGTCGTGCGTGACTACATCGCCCGGGGACACCGCACCGAGGCACGCACCGAGCTCAAAGACCAGAGCCTGCGCGAGGTCGAGGTCAAACCGCAGGAGCCTCAAGGCTGA